Part of the Candidatus Brocadia sinica JPN1 genome, TATTCTCAGCATCTTCTAAACGATTCTGAGAAACATATAAACTTGCAAGATTTGAGTAATAGAGTGGTTCTCTATTGTTGAGTTCTATTGCCTTTTTGTAAGCCACTTCAGCGTCGTTAATAAGTCCCAGACCCTCGTAGCATACTCCGATATTGTCATATGCCTTGCATTCATAATAATATGCATCAACGATTGACAGATTAAAGATGGGTTTTTTGTTTTCTTTATCTTTTGCAATAAGATATTTTTTGAAATACTGTAAGGCATCGGCAAAGGCCTCCTTTTTTAATAGTATTTCTCCCAGAACAAATAAAATGTCGAGAGAATCAGGATTTTCTTTAATTGCCTCTTTACAGATTTCTTCTGCCCTGTCTATTTGATCCGTATTTAATAGGGCATATGCAAGGTCAAGGTATATTCTTTGCCTTTGACTTTGAGAATTAAAGTCTGTTTGTGACAGAGATATATTTAGTCCCTTTTCCCCTAATTCAATAACCTTCTCAAAGTTATATTCGTTTCTATAATTTCGGATGAGATTTGCTATAACAAAAATGTTATTGGGATTCTCAGCGAGTTGCTGTCGTAACAGGTCGCCTGTCCTTTTATATTTCCTTCGCATTTCAGATTCTGACAAATTGTAACCATAATGATAGAATCTTATTTCCGATTGAAATGCCTTACCCTCGAAGATGAGCTGATTGTGTACAATTCCCTCGAAGTGGGCTTTTCCTCTGCGAAATACCCTTGTATAATAATGTTTTGACCGACCACCGGGAAGATCACTATATATGGCGACAAATATGGCATTGTACGAATCAACTGTTATTAATTTGTGTAAAAGGGAGATGTCGGCCTGTTCCAGCGCCTCGTCCGCGTCGATTTGAAGAATCCAATCTCTTGTTGCGTAGTTCAGGGAGTGATTTCGCGCCTCACTAAAGCTATTCTTCCAGGGATGATAGTATACCCTTGCACCAAAGGATTGTGCGATTTCAACGGTCTTATCCGTCGAGCCCGTGTCAACAATAACAATTTCATCCACGGCATCTTTAATACTCTGTAAGCACTGGGGTAAAAATTTCTCTTCGTTCTTAACGATCATACATGCAGAGAGGGTAGGCCTGCCCCTGGATATCTTAACCAAGGATCTGCCATTCTTTTGTGAAGTATGAAGATCTGTAATTGTCATCGATTGTTTCCCCATTAAGAACCTAATTTGTTTAAAGCCACAAGATTTTGTCTGGCATAAGTACATCCGGGGTCTATTTGTAACGCTGCCTGGAATCCGAATTTAGCAGATTCTAATTTACCTAATCTGGCATAACAGGTGGCAATGTTGGCAACAACGGTCGCATCAGACGGAGAGGTAGCAAGGTATCTTTCAAATAGTTCGATGGCTGTGGTATATTGCTCCATTTCTATACAAAGGTCACCAAGGTCGAGATAGATATCGTTATCTATGACATTGGACTTTAGTATATTCTGAATAAATTTATTGGCGCTCTTCCGGTCACCCTTTTTATATTTGATTCTTTCCGAAAGGCATTTAAGTCGTAGGTTATCCAGGCAAGAAGGAATTATTCCTCTTAGCGTTTCTTCCGCCTCTGTAAGCTGATTTATCTGGATTGATAAGTTGATCAAATATATGTATGCTGTTACGTTGTTACCGTCGATACGAATCGAATGTTTAAAAGCATTGATAGCACTATTGTGTTTTTTTTGTGTGGCATATACCTTTCCCAATAAAAGATATGTCAAATGATTAGCGATACCAAGTCTTACAGCAGTATCAGCTATATTTTCGGCCTCGTCTAAACGATTTTGAGAAATATAGAGTTGGGTAAGGTTTGAGTAGTATAGTGGTTCCTTATTATTGAGTTCTATAGCCTTTTTATAAGCTACTTCAGCTTCATTGATAAGTCCCAGATGTCTGTAACATTCACCAATATTGTTATATGCACCGTGTTCATAATAGTAAAAATCGGCAGAGAGTACTTTGAAAGAAGGCTCCCTGTTTTCTTTTTCCTTCAAAACAAGATACTTCTTAAAATAATTTAGGGCATCGCTGAATGCTCTTTTTTTCAACAATATTTCTCCAAGTACCAGGAGGACGTCAAAGGAATCCGGGTTTTCTTTCAGTGCTTTTTTACAGACTTCTTCAGCCTTGTCCACTTGATTTGTATTTAACAGGGCATGTGCAAGGTCGATGGATATTCTTTGCCTTTGAATTTTAGAAACGAGGTCTGTTTGTGGTATGGATATATTTAGTCCTTTTTCTCCTAATTCAATAACCTTCTCAAAGTCATATTCATTTCTGTAGTTTCGAATGAGATTTGCCATAACAAAAATATTATTGGGATTCTCAGCGAGTTGTTGTCGTAATAAATCACCCGTCCTTTTATATTTCTTTTGCATTTCCGATTCGGATAAATTATACCCATAGTGATATAGCCTTATCTCTGATTGAAACGCCTTACCCTCGAAGATGAGCTGATTGTGTACAATTCCCTCAAAATGGGCTTTTCCCCTGCGAAATATTCTTTGGAAGTAGTGTTTTGCCTGACCACCGGGGAGTTCACTATAAATAGCGACAAATATGACATTGCATGAATCAGTGGTTATTAATTTGTGTAAAAGGGGAATGTCGGCCTGTTCAAGCGCCTCATCTGCATCGATTTGAAGAATCCAATCACCGGTTGCGTAGTTCAGGGAATGATTTCGCGCCTCACTAAAGCTGTTCTTCCAGGGATGATGGTATACTCTTGCACCAAAAGATTGTGCAATTTCAACGGTCTTATCTGTCGAGCCTGTGTCGACAATAATCATTTCATCCACGGCATCTTTAATACTTTTTAAACACTGAGGTAAAAATTTCTCTTCATTTTTAACGATCATACATGCAGAGAGTGTAGGCCTGTTTCTGGATGTCTTAACCAGGGATCTGTCGTTATTTTGTATAAATTGATGTTCTATCATTGTCACTGCTTCTTGCCACGCTGGAGGCTTTGTAACATTACTTGTAACTATTCAGAACAAAATATAAACTATATTCCCGAATTTTTAAATTCAATGGATAATGTATACAGGGAATTTCAATCTTTTAAGTTAAGCAATGAATAAACACACCCCTACCCCTCTCAAGAGGGGAATTTGAGAAATCCCCTCTTGGGAGGGGATTGAGGGATGGGTAAAAATAAATGTCGTTGATTTTGCCTTTCAAAACCCAGCCTAATTTATCTCATGCTAAATTTGACTTCTAATTTTTAATCGTTATTTCCCTAACGCCGATCTATAACCAACAAGAGCTGCCCCTAAATGACCTAACTGCTCATACGATTGTGCAAGTTTTAGTAAGGCACTTCTATCTTCAGGATGTTTCTTTAAATATTCTTCGAGATAGGGAGTAGCTTTTTCATAGGCTTCTTGTTGTATATATAATTCTCCCAATTTTAATATCACATCATCATCTGCAATACCTTCAGAAACGGTTCTCAATAAAGTCTCGGTTGCTTCAACACGGTTATTGACATTGGAATAGCAGGATACCAGGTTCTTGTAAGCAGTAAGGTACTTAGGGTTATACGATATAGCTTTTTGTAAATGCGATATGGCCGTTTCCCATTGCCCTAAATTCCCATAGCAATAACCCATTCCATGATAAGCTGCGTAATCATATCCCAGTGTGTCAATCATAAGAGGATTCGTATGCATATTTTCAAGATACCATTCTCGTAAAGATAAGAACCGATTAAAGTAGTTAATTGCTTTGCGGTAACAACCCTCTTTTAAATATATGCAGGCGAGGGTAAATATAATGTCAATATTTTCCGGAGTAATTCCCAATTCTTCTAATCTTGATAAAGCGGTATGGCATAATTCCTTTGCTTTTGCAAAATCTTCATTGTGGAGATAACAATTTGCCGTCTCATACATAATCATTGCATAATGGTGCAGATTAACACTTGTTCCAGTGGGTTTTAAGCAGGGATCAGGAGTAATTATCGCCAGTGCCTTTTCTCCTGCATTGATGCCATCATAAAACAAGTCTTGTGTACGATAATTGCGCACCAGATTAAACCATGAAAAACTATCGAATTTGTTTTGTTCAATTTGTTTTTTTAGTAAACGGGTAGTCCTTTGCCACTTTATCTGCATCTTTTTTTCGTCGAGATTATATCCGTGATGATAAAGCCTTATTTCCGTTGGTAATCGTACGCCTTCCGTAATGATTTGCTCGTGAATAATATCTTTGTAGAATCCTTTACCACGTCTGAAGACCCGTGTGTTATAAAATTTGTGTACGTTATCTTTTATGATGCTGTGGATGGCTATGATAATTGCATTATATTCTGGATTTTTTATAGCATGTTGTAGTTTTGGGATATCAGCCTGCTCCAGCTCTTCATCTGCATCAATCTGAAGGATCCAATCTCCCGAGGCATAATGTAAACAATGGTTTCTTGCCTCGCTGAAACTGTCATTCCATAGGTGGTTGTAAACCTTTGCCCCAAAATTTTTAGCAATAGTTATAGTATTATCGGTTGACCCCGTATCAACAACAATTATTTCATCAACGGCATTTTTAATACTCTGTAAACAGTTAGGGAGAAGTTCCTCCTCATTTTTTACGATCATGCAGGCTGAGATCTTAGGTATCCTTATATTTTGCATAGATATTAGCTTTTATTCCCAGGAGTTCCTTTATTAATCAGTTTTCCCCGTAATGATGGCCCTCCCAGTGTGATTATCAGATACAAAAGAATGCGCTGGGTTGCCTTTACGAGATCTGGTGAGGTGAAAAAATTCTTTATAAAAATGTGTAAGCCTTACCACGTATTTGCGAAAATCACGCATCTAAAACAAAGCAAACATAATGCCGTAAACTAAGCTTTGTCTGTATAAATAAGTTATGGACTTTAAACATGTAAATCAAGTAAACAGCACATGAGTATTTGGCTATTGAAAAGGCAAGAAAATATATCACCAACACTTTGCCGGTGTGGGAATACACCGAGATGTTATTTTATACAAAATGATCAATTTTTATTCAGTGAGTTGTTATTTTTTCAGAAATACGGGTTTTGGTAATTATTGGTGTTTTGTTATCAATTAGTTTATGTCTGATGAAGTTGACAATACGTTGGGCTGCATGTCCATCGCCGAAAGGATTTAAAAGATGCGTCATTCGATCGTATTCTTTCCTGTCTTCGAGCAAACGAATTGTTTCTGTAATGATAGTTTTGGTATGTACACCTACCAGTTTGGCACTTCCAGCTCTTACAGCCTCCGGGCGTTCTGTTACTTCACGAAGTATCAGGACAGGTTTATTTAAAGAAGGGGCCTCTTCCTGAATACCACCGGAATCAGTTAAAATAATATGGGCGCGTTTCATCAAGTGAACAAAAGGCACGTATTCCAACGGCTCGACAAGTATGATGTTCGATAAATTACCGAGCATGGGATATACAACGTTCCTAACATTTGGATTGAGATGTACCGGATATACAAAAGTAACATCCGGGTATTGTTGGGCTAATGTTAGGATGGCATTGCATATATTGATGAACGGTTTTCCAAAGCTTTCCCGTCTGTGTGCTGTAATTAGTATCATTTTGCCTTTGATGTTGTTTAGCAGTTCATTGTCAAACTCAAAATCCTGTGTTGCAACATCTAGCAGGGCATCTATGACGGTATTGCCCGTTACACAAATATGGTCTTTACTTACTCCTTCATTTAATAAATTACTTTTTGCATCATCAGTCGGCGCAAAGTGAAGATGCGCTATTACACTCGTGAGACATCGATTGACCTCTTCCGGGAAAGGTTGATATTTGTTAAGTGATCGTAATCCTGCCTCGACGTGTCCCACGGGGATTTGCTTGTAATAGGCAGCCAGTGAGGCGGCAAATACAGTGGTTGTATCACCTTGTATTAAAACTAAATCCGGTCGTTCTTTTTCATAAATCGCCTCTATGTTTTTTAATATTTTGCATGTTATGTCGGATAGCCCTTGATTTTCATGCATGATGTTCATATCGTAATCAGGTTTTATGGCGAAGACATTCAGGACGCTATCAAGCATTTGACGATGTTGAGCGGTAACGGTAACGACACTTTTCAGTGTGTCTGCGTGTTTTTGTAATTCTTTAATTACTGGCGCAAGTTTTATGGCCTCTGGACGAGTACCAAAGACACTCATTATTTTGAACATAGTATATGCTGTGTGTGATCCTCTGTACGAAATTCTGAAAGACCTACAACGGAGAGAATGGTTTTAAATCTATTAGTCCAGGTGTGATCAAACAAACATCTGGTTCTTCCTGCTGCTCCAATTTTAAGAGCGATATCCGGGTGTAAAACGTAATATTGTAATTTTGAAATCAATTCCAATTTATTCCGGTAACAATCAACCTCTTCTCCGAGGATAAAACAGTTTTCCAGATCTTGATTGTAGGTTGTCAAATAGAGGCCTCCCATCAGGGGAACCTCAAAATCTCTTCCTTTTAATCCTGTTAGATGAGGAGAATTCCCAATAAGGCCAAACCCCAGGTTTATTAGTGAACGAGAATAGATTGCGTTCATCTCTTGGTGTGATAGCTCTGCTGAAGGCCAGCCTTTGCCAAATGTTTGAACTGAAATCCCACAACTTTTTAACCATTCAATGATATGTGGTCGTATTCCGTAACATTGGCCAACAAAAGAAACAGGAATATCTCTTGGCACTGGCAGGGGAGAAAAGGAGTGAGTATTTCCGCCCGGTGGGAGAAATAAGGCTCGGGCGCCAACTTTGACATATTTATGAATATCTTCCTCTGATTGGCAGGTGATGCAGAGGTCAAACTCAGGCGCAATTTCAGCATTACCAGAAAGACCGCTTGGCTCTTGGTATCCCCAGAATTTTATCTTGTCATCGAGGCTAATATTGACTGTTATCAGGTTCATTTTACCGATAGCTCGAATAGTTTTCGGATAAACCCATCTTCCCGAAAGGTAAGAAAAGAAGAGATCGATCGGCTTTTCACGATGCGCTAATTTAACTTGCCGTATTAATTCCTTGTTAAAATCGGGCTTACCCCTCTGGTGCCAGTCGTGGGCATATTGATTGAAGGAATTTCCCCAATCATAATGAATAACATCAGCAATCTCAGCCCATCCATCTACCAGTCCGTGTTTTTCCCAATTAACGTGATGTACGGCTATGAAGATACGAGGTCTAGGTTTGCAAGTAGATATTTTGCCAATCTTTGCAAGATATGTTTTGATCGTGTCGATCTGTTCTTCGAAAGAAATGTGAAATACCATCTATCACCAGTAATTTGTTTTTCACCATTTTGTAAGGTTACTTTGCGCCAGGTTTATTCTTGTTAAAATTTACAGTTGCCAATAGTTGGTGCAACCTTTTCTCAAAACTATGGTGTTCAACAGCAAAATCATGCCCTGTTTCTGCAATTCTTTCCCTTTCATCCTCATGGATGAGATAATATTGGATTTTTTTTGTAAGATCTTCAACGTCACCTTGACGCCATTGTACTAAGTGTTCTCCATCTATAAAAAGGTCCTGGCAGGAAAGTTCTTCGGTAAGGAGGAACGAACCAGATCCAAGTACCTCGCCTACGCGCGTCTCTATGTTAAGTAAATCAGAGAGATGTATGTTTAAAACGATCTTTGATTCATTAAATATCTCATTTAATTCTTTGTTATCCCATGTATTAGGGATGAAAACGTTGAAATACTTTTCTAGAGCAATAAGAATGCTCTTACGCCGAGGGGTTTGGTTACCAATAAAGGTAATGTCATATTTTTTTTGCATATCAAGCTTTTTATGAATCTTTGTATTTACAGCAGTGCAAGGTAGCCAGTGGACATTTTTGCAACCGATGCTTTTATAAACTGGTATGTTGTTTTTATCATGAGAAAAGACATAATCAAAAGCAGTTGCATTATATTCTAGTTCTTTTCTTCTGAGAAGCGCTGCATAGTCTACTGCATTCTCGCTACCAATCTGCTCACAATACCATAAGGCAGTTGGATAGGGGAGTGACTTGATTAATTCTGGTGGAATGAATTCACCTTTACAAACGAGAATCAGGTCAGTTTGCTGCTGTAAGAGTGTATGAAGATTTTGCCGCTCTTGCCGAAAGTCTGTGCTGATGACCGTGCAATTCATTTTCTCCAATGCCAAAATCAGATGATTTTCAAAACCCCATGGGTAATTTGTTTTTTGAGCACCGACGAGATGTACAGTTGTCATTTCCGATTCCATGGATAGATATTTTTCAACACTTATTCGAATCTTTTTGACTGTGGATGCATCGTTCTATGCAATATTTTATATCTTGCAAAGCCTGGAAGCTGTTTAAATTGTGATAGAGATACGGTCAGACTTTTTTGTACGTATGATTTTTAAAGCGCATCTTTTCGAGGTTTTGTATAGCCTCTTTGTAGTTGGTATCCAAAATGATAGGTTTATTGAACATTGTTTATTACTTCATATACTTTTTTACTAAAGGTATTGTAGTTATTGACACTGTTCCTTGCATTATTTTGCATTTTATAAACTAACTCAGGATTCTTAATAAGGTAATCCATTTTAAAAACCAGGTCATTCATATCAACGATTTCTTCAGGAAAGGCGATGTTGTCTTGTCTGGTGAGTCTTTGAGCAACTTTAACCAGAAGACCATTATAATCATCCTGCACGAATTCATTCATAGGCGGTGCATCTGTGGCGATGGCCGGTAAACCACAAGCCATGCCTTCCAGAAGGGGTAATCCTAAGCCTTCCAGTTTGCTTGGAAAAACCAGTATACTGCCCTTATGGTAGAGACCAGGTGCAGGTACGGTTTCAACATGGTATGTGATTCTGGTATTGTTATGCACTATATTTACGATTTGTGGTGGAAGTTTTTCTGGTTCAGCCTGGGCATGGATGAACAGTGTAACGTCGGGATTATGTCGGGAAATCGCATCAAAGGCAAGGATGACGGCAGGGGTCATCTTCCGGTAGTTAATACCCAACCATCCGGCATTGTGGAAAAAGGTATATTTTTCCTCATCATTATTTAGAGGTTTAAAAAGTTCTGTATCGATTCCCCATCCGACGTAATAGGCATTGCAGAAATCTTTAACTAAATTAAATGTCCTTTTCGTGGAGCAAAGCACGGTATCGTACAAGTACATATAGGGTTTCCAATCATCCTTGTAATAATCAAGATAAGTAATGACTTTAGTACCTTTTTTCTTGCAAAAATCAACGAGACTCCAGTCATATTCTTCATTGAATATCACCGCATCAATTGCGTTGTCATCTATCCACTTTCCAATTACTTCATGCGGGATACTATAATCGTTAAATATCGTTAAATTAGGGACTGCCCATATGCCATCGGTTTGCAACATAGGGCGACCGTATACTCCGCCAGTTCTTGCAAAAACAAAAGTTTCATGTTCTTGAGCGATAACATCCCGCAAGGTTTTAGTTACATATGCTTGCCCACGTTCAAACCAAATACTTACAAAACCAATTTTTAAGTTTTTTTGTTTTTACGAATAGTATTAATAGATTGTTCAATGAAGGGTTGTACTTGTATCTTTTGTTGTAATTTTTGCTGAATTTTTTTCAGGTTATCGCGAGCTTCTTTATAATTTGTTTCAATTAATAATGCCTTTTCAAAATATGTCTTTGCCTCATTGAACATGTCATTAGCAAAGCATATAACACCTAAATTGTTAAATGCTGATGCATCATTTGGGTCTAGTTCTATCACTTTTTTTAGATTGGTTATAGCATTATCGAACTGTTTGATTTGGTGATAAAGTAGAGCAAGTGCATAATATGCACTAATGAAATAAGGGTCGGTTTCTATGGCTTTTTTATAAGATTCAACAGCCTTCTCCATAAGGCCACTTTCCTGGGATGTCTGTGCTTCGTTAAAATATTTTTGAGCCGATGGTGCCGGCATAGTTTAGTGAGTACCTAAAACTAACAAGGTAATAATAAATGTGGTCTTCCGCATAACCAATACCTCAACTCATAGCAATGTTTGTGCCAGCAAAATAAGTATTTATGTTTCAATAACTTATCGAAAAGATACTGAGTTTGTCAGGAAAAATTCTTTCAGTTGTTGAAATGTTGAACATTTGCAGATTGCCGAATGTGAAATATTTAAACGCTATGTCAAAAAATTACGTAAGAAGCAACATGGATCCAACTGTTATAGGCAACAAAAGGAGATTTGAATGTAATGCTGATAGATAGAAGGTAAGATTGGTCTGACGATAAGCCTGCCGCAGTTATCTAATTATACAAATTGTGTCCTTAAGATTTTAAGCGCGTTGTTTTCATTTTCTCTATATAAATAAAAGTTAAACATTGATAGATGTCCCCCAGTATGGTGCATATAGTCGTAAATAGGAAAGTTTTTACAACGAAAATTCTTTATTGAAATATCACGAAACCATCCAACGGCAATGTCGAGTACAGATGTTCCTCTCCCTCCGTCAACCATTGCGCCGAAAGGTAACGCTATTCCTCTTGGAACTGTTAAATCCCTTGCAATTGCAAGATTAATAAGTATACACCACTCATTAACTCTACATTCAGGTAAAGGCCATGGATTATTTTTAAATTGCTCGTGGAATTTCGGAATGTGATACGGTCTTTTTGTATGCCCTGAAGGAGGTTCAACGGTTTCGTAAAGAGCAGATAACTCCACAAAAGAAGGCCTGTAGTTCCAGTAATTATTGGAATTGCACTTTTTTGTCCAGAAAGCAGGGCAGTTCCAGCATTGCCCAATAGAGCCAATAGCAATATTGTCTCCTATGTTTTTGAGAAATGCCCCTATAATATCATCGTGATAGATACAGTCATTATGGGTAATAAAGATAAAATCCTTATTTGATTTTTCCCATCCGTATTGGTACCTTATAGACGATCTGTATTCATCTTCTCCAAGCCTTTTCACGTCTATAGGGTTTGTCCACAACCAGTATTTTGGAATATAATATTCAAGATTGGGAAGCCTATTTTTTATAAGGGCGCTGGAACTTTTCTCAGGATCATTTTGTAAGTTCTCTTCAATGAAGAATATCTTATCTATGTATTTCCCAGAATAGCGATTCAGGGAAAGAAGTGCCAGAGTAGTTTGAAAGGGCTTTTTGCACACATTAATTATACAGTCTACTTTGTCTGGCATGTGTTCATTCTATAAGTAAAGCAGAATTTACTTTATTAATAATACAGCTTGAATACAGTAGCAAGTTACAAGCAGTTTTTCTCCTGAATCCTGGATACCTTTTCAAGATTTTGTTGCGCCTCCTTATAATGAGTATCTATCGATAGCGCTTTTTCAAAACAAATTCTCGCATCGGAGTACATATTCTTTTTAAAGTACAAAACTCCCAGATTATTATGTATAGATGCAGCACCACCATCCAATTCAATCACTTTTTTATAAGCATCAATGGCGCTATCCATTTTTCCACTCATTTGATATGCAAGTCCAATACCACACAAAGCAGCCACATCAATAGGATTGGTTTTCAGTACCTTCAAATAGAGTTCAATGGCCTCACCAATATTTTCCAATTCCAGCGCCTGTTGACCTTGAGTGACGAGGGCAGTATTAGCATCAACCAAACTACTGTGTAATTCAAGCAACTCCTCATAGTTAATATTTGGCCATTTTTCTTTAAACTTAGTCCCATTGACGGATAGACTGTTTCGATAATCAATTTTATTTTCAATGAAGGTCTGGCTTCTGTAATGATGGATGAACACACTTTCATCCACCATAATTGCGTAACCCTTTTCATGGACTTTTAAACATAGGTCATCGTCTTCGTAATTTCCTGTGCCAAAGGATTCATCAAGTCCGCCAACTTCATCATAAAGCGCTTTTTTCATCAGAATCGCAAAACCAGCAATGCGGTATCGTGGGGTCAGCCGCCCGTTGTATGCCTTTCTTACCTTTTGAGCAAAAATATGAAACCCGTTTTCATCGCTATAGGGAATATCCCTTACCATTTGCCTGCCGCTGATAGAATTTGTTATCGGTCCTACCATACCAATTTTTTTATCCCTTTCCAGGTTTTCCACAAGGCTCTCCAGCCAACCATCAGAAACCAGGACATCATTATTGAGCAGCATTACGTAATTTCCACTTGCTGCAGAC contains:
- a CDS encoding TPR domain-containing glycosyltransferase, producing MTITDLHTSQKNGRSLVKISRGRPTLSACMIVKNEEKFLPQCLQSIKDAVDEIVIVDTGSTDKTVEIAQSFGARVYYHPWKNSFSEARNHSLNYATRDWILQIDADEALEQADISLLHKLITVDSYNAIFVAIYSDLPGGRSKHYYTRVFRRGKAHFEGIVHNQLIFEGKAFQSEIRFYHYGYNLSESEMRRKYKRTGDLLRQQLAENPNNIFVIANLIRNYRNEYNFEKVIELGEKGLNISLSQTDFNSQSQRQRIYLDLAYALLNTDQIDRAEEICKEAIKENPDSLDILFVLGEILLKKEAFADALQYFKKYLIAKDKENKKPIFNLSIVDAYYYECKAYDNIGVCYEGLGLINDAEVAYKKAIELNNREPLYYSNLASLYVSQNRLEDAENMASAALKLGTNNHQIYLLLGKIQAMRKKPYEAIHTVKQLLQKDSKNIHAHIFLINLQIEANLLSEAEETLKKINSSHPDHLGLKCIAERIKYKKGDKKSVVQFINNILSSSPSHSSVYHDLGNLCIETEEYEKAIELLEKHLKTSPTDATVITNIATCYARLGKLESAMIGLQAALKIDPGCNYALQNLVALKKNFF
- a CDS encoding TPR domain-containing glycosyltransferase; the protein is MIEHQFIQNNDRSLVKTSRNRPTLSACMIVKNEEKFLPQCLKSIKDAVDEMIIVDTGSTDKTVEIAQSFGARVYHHPWKNSFSEARNHSLNYATGDWILQIDADEALEQADIPLLHKLITTDSCNVIFVAIYSELPGGQAKHYFQRIFRRGKAHFEGIVHNQLIFEGKAFQSEIRLYHYGYNLSESEMQKKYKRTGDLLRQQLAENPNNIFVMANLIRNYRNEYDFEKVIELGEKGLNISIPQTDLVSKIQRQRISIDLAHALLNTNQVDKAEEVCKKALKENPDSFDVLLVLGEILLKKRAFSDALNYFKKYLVLKEKENREPSFKVLSADFYYYEHGAYNNIGECYRHLGLINEAEVAYKKAIELNNKEPLYYSNLTQLYISQNRLDEAENIADTAVRLGIANHLTYLLLGKVYATQKKHNSAINAFKHSIRIDGNNVTAYIYLINLSIQINQLTEAEETLRGIIPSCLDNLRLKCLSERIKYKKGDRKSANKFIQNILKSNVIDNDIYLDLGDLCIEMEQYTTAIELFERYLATSPSDATVVANIATCYARLGKLESAKFGFQAALQIDPGCTYARQNLVALNKLGS
- a CDS encoding tetratricopeptide repeat-containing glycosyltransferase family 2 protein, with protein sequence MQNIRIPKISACMIVKNEEELLPNCLQSIKNAVDEIIVVDTGSTDNTITIAKNFGAKVYNHLWNDSFSEARNHCLHYASGDWILQIDADEELEQADIPKLQHAIKNPEYNAIIIAIHSIIKDNVHKFYNTRVFRRGKGFYKDIIHEQIITEGVRLPTEIRLYHHGYNLDEKKMQIKWQRTTRLLKKQIEQNKFDSFSWFNLVRNYRTQDLFYDGINAGEKALAIITPDPCLKPTGTSVNLHHYAMIMYETANCYLHNEDFAKAKELCHTALSRLEELGITPENIDIIFTLACIYLKEGCYRKAINYFNRFLSLREWYLENMHTNPLMIDTLGYDYAAYHGMGYCYGNLGQWETAISHLQKAISYNPKYLTAYKNLVSCYSNVNNRVEATETLLRTVSEGIADDDVILKLGELYIQQEAYEKATPYLEEYLKKHPEDRSALLKLAQSYEQLGHLGAALVGYRSALGK
- the wecB gene encoding non-hydrolyzing UDP-N-acetylglucosamine 2-epimerase, which produces MFKIMSVFGTRPEAIKLAPVIKELQKHADTLKSVVTVTAQHRQMLDSVLNVFAIKPDYDMNIMHENQGLSDITCKILKNIEAIYEKERPDLVLIQGDTTTVFAASLAAYYKQIPVGHVEAGLRSLNKYQPFPEEVNRCLTSVIAHLHFAPTDDAKSNLLNEGVSKDHICVTGNTVIDALLDVATQDFEFDNELLNNIKGKMILITAHRRESFGKPFINICNAILTLAQQYPDVTFVYPVHLNPNVRNVVYPMLGNLSNIILVEPLEYVPFVHLMKRAHIILTDSGGIQEEAPSLNKPVLILREVTERPEAVRAGSAKLVGVHTKTIITETIRLLEDRKEYDRMTHLLNPFGDGHAAQRIVNFIRHKLIDNKTPIITKTRISEKITTH
- a CDS encoding CgeB family protein, encoding MVFHISFEEQIDTIKTYLAKIGKISTCKPRPRIFIAVHHVNWEKHGLVDGWAEIADVIHYDWGNSFNQYAHDWHQRGKPDFNKELIRQVKLAHREKPIDLFFSYLSGRWVYPKTIRAIGKMNLITVNISLDDKIKFWGYQEPSGLSGNAEIAPEFDLCITCQSEEDIHKYVKVGARALFLPPGGNTHSFSPLPVPRDIPVSFVGQCYGIRPHIIEWLKSCGISVQTFGKGWPSAELSHQEMNAIYSRSLINLGFGLIGNSPHLTGLKGRDFEVPLMGGLYLTTYNQDLENCFILGEEVDCYRNKLELISKLQYYVLHPDIALKIGAAGRTRCLFDHTWTNRFKTILSVVGLSEFRTEDHTQHILCSK
- a CDS encoding CgeB family protein, which translates into the protein MTTVHLVGAQKTNYPWGFENHLILALEKMNCTVISTDFRQERQNLHTLLQQQTDLILVCKGEFIPPELIKSLPYPTALWYCEQIGSENAVDYAALLRRKELEYNATAFDYVFSHDKNNIPVYKSIGCKNVHWLPCTAVNTKIHKKLDMQKKYDITFIGNQTPRRKSILIALEKYFNVFIPNTWDNKELNEIFNESKIVLNIHLSDLLNIETRVGEVLGSGSFLLTEELSCQDLFIDGEHLVQWRQGDVEDLTKKIQYYLIHEDERERIAETGHDFAVEHHSFEKRLHQLLATVNFNKNKPGAK
- a CDS encoding glycosyltransferase; translated protein: MLQTDGIWAVPNLTIFNDYSIPHEVIGKWIDDNAIDAVIFNEEYDWSLVDFCKKKGTKVITYLDYYKDDWKPYMYLYDTVLCSTKRTFNLVKDFCNAYYVGWGIDTELFKPLNNDEEKYTFFHNAGWLGINYRKMTPAVILAFDAISRHNPDVTLFIHAQAEPEKLPPQIVNIVHNNTRITYHVETVPAPGLYHKGSILVFPSKLEGLGLPLLEGMACGLPAIATDAPPMNEFVQDDYNGLLVKVAQRLTRQDNIAFPEEIVDMNDLVFKMDYLIKNPELVYKMQNNARNSVNNYNTFSKKVYEVINNVQ
- a CDS encoding tetratricopeptide repeat protein, whose product is MPAPSAQKYFNEAQTSQESGLMEKAVESYKKAIETDPYFISAYYALALLYHQIKQFDNAITNLKKVIELDPNDASAFNNLGVICFANDMFNEAKTYFEKALLIETNYKEARDNLKKIQQKLQQKIQVQPFIEQSINTIRKNKKT